The following coding sequences lie in one Populus trichocarpa isolate Nisqually-1 chromosome 14, P.trichocarpa_v4.1, whole genome shotgun sequence genomic window:
- the LOC7488897 gene encoding uncharacterized protein LOC7488897 produces MGRKDWLAMRSSSWNGWRRCLVFFLLVLFILLNLFYVLELHQNPAAQPPPKKMNTKFDHLVLGPAAGQGLPNRLQCQGTKALNKTHTRSSSNAGESVSFVTVFTVYNTSLADSRLSNFVTVGNASYTKMERSMAVLNVFVNFIKVTMPRSNVVILTDPASDLSLFGNSVTVYPIQGDYSRDKLMLQRIRSYITFLETRLEELAQNPGHINHYIFTDSDIAVVDDLGHLFNDHPNFHLALTFRNNKEQPLNSGFIAVRGTTDAILRAKIFLQEVLKVYSSKFMSASRMLGDQLALAWAIKSHPGFDLRRFTKAQAFLENIGGASVLFLPCATYNWTPPEGAGQFHGMPLDVKVVHFKGSRKRLMLESWNFLSSSSDIFDMLCLVLLSGRTKYDF; encoded by the exons atgggtAGAAAAGACTGGTTAGCGATGAGATCATCATCATGGAATGGATGGCGACGTTGTCTAGTGTTTTTCTTGCTTGTGCTCTTCATCCTTCTTAATCTTTTCTACG tCCTAGAATTGCATCAGAACCCAGCTGCACAACCCCCGCCGAAGAAAATGAACACGAAATTCGATCATTTAGTTCTTGGGCCTGCTGCCGGTCAAGGCTTGCCTAATCGCTTGCAATGTCAAG GCACGAAAGCGCTGAACAAGACCCATACGCGGAGCTCCTCGAATGCTGGAGAAAGCGTCTCCTTTGTCACTGTCTTTACTGTTTATAACACTTCATTAGCTGACTCTAGATTATCAAATTTCGTCACTGTAGGGAATGCTTCGTACACTAAAATGGAGAGGTCAATGGCTGTTTTGAATGTCTTCGTTAACTTTATCAAG GTGACAATGCCACGGAGCAATGTTGTCATCCTGACCGATCCAGCTTCTGATCTTTCGTTGTTTGGAAATAGTGTGACTGTGTATCCCATTCAGGGTGATTATTCGCGAGACAAGTTGATGCTTCAAAGGATCAGGTCTTACATT ACTTTTCTGGAAACAAGGCTTGAGGAACTTGCTCAGAACCCAGGCCATATAAATCATTACATCTTCACGGACTCTGATATAGCTGTGGTTGATGACCTTGGACACTTGTTTAACGATCACCCAAACTTTCACCTGGCTCTTACCTTCCGGAACAATAAGGAGCAACCTTTAAATTCAGGATTTATAGCAGTAAGGGGGACCACTGATGCAATTTTAAG GGCAAAGATTTTCCTTCAAGAAGTACTAAAAGTTTACAGTTCCAAGTTTATGAGTGCCTCTCGAATGCTCGGAGATCAGTTAGCTCTTGCCTGGGCTATAAAATCACATCCTGGATTTGATTTGAGGAGATTTACCAAAGCACAGGCTTTTCTAGAAAATATTGGTGGTGCTTCAGTGCTATTTCTACCATGTGCCACATATAATTGGACTCCTCCTGAGGGGGCAGGCCAATTTCATGGCATGCCTTTGGACGTCAAG GTTGTTCATTTCAAGGGATCGAGGAAACGCCTAATGCTGGAGTCTTGGAATTTTCTCAGTTCCTCTTCTGACATTTTTGACATGTTATGCCTTGTTTTATTGAGTGGGAGAACAAAGTACGATTTTTGA
- the LOC7497358 gene encoding 40S ribosomal protein S13-1: MGRMHSKGKGISASALPYKRTSPSWLKISPQDVDDNICKFAKKGLTPSQIGVILRDSHGIAQVKTVTGNQILRILKAHGLAPEIPEDLYHLIKKAVAIRKHLERNRKDKDSKFRLILVESRIHRLARYYKKTKKLPPVWKYESTTASTLVA, from the exons ATGGGTCGTATGCACAGTAAAGG CAAGGGTATCTCAGCATCTGCTTTGCCATACAAGAGGACCTCACCTAGTTGGCTCAAGATTTCTCCTCAAGAT GTTGACGACAATATCTGCAAGTTTGCAAAGAAAGGTTTGACACCATCTCAAATTGGTGTTATCCTTCGTGATTCTCATGGTATTGCTCAAGTGAAGACTGTTACTGGCAACCAGATTTTGAGGATATTGAAGGCCCATG GGCTTGCACCTGAAATTCCTGAGGATCTGTACCACCTCATTAAGAAAGCAGTTGCTATTAGGAAGCATCTAGAGAGGAACAGGAAGGATAAAGATTCCAAATTTAGGTTGATTTTGGTCGAGAGCAGGATCCACCGCCTTGCTCGCTATTACAAGAAGACCAAGAAGCTTCCACCAGTCTGGAAATA TGAATCCACCACTGCCAGCACTCTCGTGGCATAG